The sequence ATGGAATGGAAGTATGTAACTTCGTTGGGATTTTGGAATTGAAACAATCTTATTAGGTAAAAATGcacaaaatcaaagaaaatatTCTGATGACATAATATGGACAAGCATATTCCTACATACCTCTGACCAATCTCCACTTCATCAACCTTTTGTAGTTTTtgccaaaaaacaaaaataaaaataaaaatattcaaagtaaaaaaataacaaaaccGTTGATGTTGACGATCGAACATCTATCGAGAGAGTAATTCTACACAACATCAAGAGCAAGTAATTCCCAGAGAAGTGAACCTTGCTGAAGCTGATCTTCTCACAAGAGGCCTTAATTCAGGCGACAGCTCATCGAATTCCGGAATTTCTGCCATCTTAGGGGCTGATCTATCATAAACCACATAAAATCCTTTTCCCGGTTGCTCATCATAACCCGAATCTTTGGCGCTTTTTGGCCTGAAAATTGCTCGGATCAGCTTGTGAAAAGAGCGGGAAATCCTCGACGCCTGCTTCCTGTTCGCCGGCGGCGGGggagggcggcggcggtcggATAAATGGGGCATTGAAAGAGTTCTGGAGACTAGGGCGGAATCGAGCTCTTTTTGCAGTGATTTCAACTCGAACGAGTCGTAGAGCGAGCTGCCGCAATCCCAGATCACACGATTATTGCTCGATTCTGTTGACTTTTTCTTCTCCCTCGCATTTTCTTTCTCCATTTTTCTCGATTGGATAGAAAGATGATTGGGGTTGGGGGATTTGTGTTGATGGATTTTTCTTCATTCCAAACTCAATAactataatctatatatatatatatagacgcGGAAAGAGGTAAGAAACGACTTCTAATCCATAAGACTTtttacaagaaaaaaaaaaacaaggaaaagaaagaattataggattattattaaaaaataaatagaattttGACCTTATATTCactttttatcataaatttataaatataaaatatatttatcttcgTTATTTAATTTATAGCTCGAATCAGAATTCTGGTCAACAGTCTTATCAACGTTATAGCAACGTTTCAGAATTTACTTTATAGCTCGTtatctaatttaatttatagcacatttcataatttatagctcgttatttaatttaatttaaataatttataactCGTTGGTGAATTTATAGCTcgttattttaaataatttaaatataaataacataatagcttgttattttaaataataacgAGCTCGTTATTTTATAGCTcgttattttaaataataatttatataacgaggtataaattattatttaaataataacgagctataattattatttatagctcgttattttaaataataacgggctataatttaaatataaataatttatagctcattatttaaacaatttaaatataaattattttaaataatttatagctcgttatttaatttaatttaaataatttatagctCGAATTAGAATTCTAGTCAACGATCTTAGCAACGTTTCCGAATTTACTTTTTGACCTTATAGCTCGTTATCAGAATCCTTCGTTATAAAACTGATATGTCGACGCCGGAAGTTAATTCGATAATGCTCATGGTCTTAGCAACGTTTCAATATCTGATATGGAgcacttttttaaaaaaaaattgccaaatCGGCTTCTAGCATCAAcaattgttttaattaattaaaatcttgtCCTCAAGGGGACACTAAGCGATGCGATctctgtgtgtgaacagtgaggtcttgGGTTTAAACCTCACTGCTctccctccccaactccccaaataataaaaaattaattaaaatcttgaCTTATTATAAATtgtataattgaaataaacatgtattatatttataatatttataaattcgaGCTAAAAAAGCAACGCGAAGTcaaatttactttttaataatagccccaaatgaataaataaagtTACTATGTCAAGTGTCAAGTTGCATACTTGCATGTATTCTTGGCTTTCATTTGATAAACAGCATTTATGGTTGATGAAACGATGATGGGTTATGGATTCATAGCAATTAATTACACTGATTATATCTTTTTTAAAAGTTTCAAGAAAGAAAACCTCCTCCGTCtgctctattttctttttctttttgttcgTTGGTCTATTCTTTCCGTCAAGAGGTGGTCTATTATGCACATGTATACATTGTGCACTCGGtgcaaaatgacactaacatttaTGCTAAATGACATTAACATTAACTCTATCTTGAAATGATAttaatactattttattttacaaatgacattatcatgttatataaataacactatcgCAAAATGACATTaatactatattgaaatgacaataacattaaatgacactatcatattatcgaaatgacactatacACCCGGCTGCACCGTGCACCCGGGTGGACATGAGAATTTGTGTTCTATTAATTGTTGTTTtcgttctttttttctttctttgaagcaaagaaataaaagatttggaaaagattttatattgtgaattgaatttaaataagaaaaacTCGTGTGTATTTAAACTAAATATgacaaaattattaattacgCAATGCGAGagaaatattcaatataaaactCGATCTTGATTTGACCGAAGATAGGGAGATGTATATATATGCCATTAATAAGTGTGGAAATATTTGTAACGTCAAATTAGTTTATTATTTAGTGAGATAGTATTATTGAATTGATTGGGACAGAAACCCAGATGTCCAGTGGAGGATAAGACCTAAAGTGGGAAGCAATTAGCAGTGAGAAAATCAGATTTGAAACTATTTTATTATACAGAAAACCGCAGTATGTTCAAAGAGAGATACGTAACGTGTTGAATGGTTTGCCACTAACTAAGATAACCATGATTAAAGTATAAGAAAAATGattctaaatatttaatttctgaATTAATCTGGATTCTGGAAGCTGGGAGGTCTGTTTTAGCTTTTTTGATGGTAGGGAATTGCTTAAAAACGTAATTTGATTCCTTGTTTTAAAAATTCCATGTTTAGTTCAATTTTATCTAacatagaaaatatatatatatcgaaaaTGTTGTACAAATTTCCTAAATTTTACTCTGTCCAAGGTAGACATTCTGATTATTTGTACTAGgattcttatatatatagggagtggatCATGTAGATCCACCCCTTATCCTAGTATATACGTATATAACGCTTTTTCACATATTGCTGTCATATGGCGCACTAGGAGCGTGCCACATGGCAACAGCCTCTCAAGACATTTAAATGTCTTCTAAGGCCAAAAATACGGAggagtaaaatggtcatttcgaaaaaaaattaaatctttttatcgatttttttttctaggGCCGTAGTCCAAATTGTGCATATAATTAAACACCAATATGTATAAAGATAACCATATGCATGACGTTGGATAGAAATATACATGAGAAAGTATCAGTGTGTAACCCGTCAAGTGACCGGCGGCGAGAGCTACCTGACGGTGTTGCATAATACTATGCATATAGTTCAACACGAATATgcataaagaaaaacataaatatacataacattacacacaaatatgcataacatttTTCGACAGCGAGAGACACTAGAGGGTTTGCATACTAATactttctcatgcatatttctatctaACGTCAACGTCGTGCATATTTGGGTTTATGTTTATGTATATTGGTGTACAATCATATGCATAATTTCGACGACGGCCGCGGGAAAGAAATGAATtttctgtaaaaaaaaaataaaaaaatgaaatgaccattttacccttccGTGTTTTTGGCCTTGGAAGGCTTTGGAAGCCCTTGGGAGGCTCCTGCCATGTGGCGCTAGCGCGCCATGTGGCCCCTTTGTGTGGTCCAAATtttttacctatatatatatatatatatatatatatatatatatataggggcgcgctccagtgagaccccctatttttcatgaaacactaggacaatgaataagacatataatactaatgaacaaaacttatacctaacgaacaagatgtatatactggtgaaaaataaaatttaaaaaattgttaatgaataagacatatatactgatgaacaagacagtatatgctgatgaacaatgcagtatatactaatgaataataaaatttaaaatattttgctccctccaggattcgaaccctgcaaaaaaaattctccctccagatacaatatcagccatatgattgataaaataaacgcaccagatcgtaccCTAGATCTTACTAAAATTtgagggtctcattggagcggccccctatatagggggaagttcaatggagaccactcccctatatagagaatgaagaccaaatctggttccttgatctaacttaatctaatggtggtaatttaattgattaattttattaattttcatttattttataatcaaaaggttaagcatgtcattttctatttaaccctaatctcactcactctctctcattcacgctctctctctatctctctctctcaatcactctGCCCCCTCCCCCGCCGCCTCCatctctgctgctccgccgccccCCATCTCTCCTACTgctccgccgccttcctcccCGCCGTCGCCGCTTCTGCTCCGCCGCCATCCCCTCCATTCTCCCTTCCACCGCCTCCCTCCCCTATCGCCTCCatctcttcttcctcctcctgctgCTCCCCCGGCGTCGTCAGAGTGAAGCCGATGAAGACGACAATGGTAGAACGCTTGTGGTGGCGATCGTCGCGCCGCGCCGTCGCCGGATTTACAGATCTGCATATCGTCAATGAAGTGTTCGCAGAA comes from Salvia miltiorrhiza cultivar Shanhuang (shh) chromosome 3, IMPLAD_Smil_shh, whole genome shotgun sequence and encodes:
- the LOC131017889 gene encoding uncharacterized protein LOC131017889, whose product is MEKENAREKKKSTESSNNRVIWDCGSSLYDSFELKSLQKELDSALVSRTLSMPHLSDRRRPPPPPANRKQASRISRSFHKLIRAIFRPKSAKDSGYDEQPGKGFYVVYDRSAPKMAEIPEFDELSPELRPLVRRSASARFTSLGITCS